GCTCGACTCCCTTCCCAACCCGGTGGTTGGTCGGGAAGGGGGTCGAGCGCATACTGGGCCGGTGAAGACTGAGATCTGCGACCAGTTCGGCATCGACTTCCCCCTGTTCGCCTTCAGCCATTGCCGCGACGTCGTGGCCGCGGTGACCAATGCGGGCGGCTTCGGCGTGCTCGGTGGCACTGCCTACACCCCCGATCAGCTCGATCAGGAGCTCACCTGGATCGACGAGCAGGTGAAGGGCAAGCCGTACGGCGTGGACATCATCGTGCCCGCCAAATTCGAGGGCAAGGGTGAGAACCTGTCGTTCGGTCAGCTCGCCGACCGCATCCCCACGGATTTCCGCGAGTTCATCAACGAACTCCTCGCCGCCCACGACATCGACGTCAGCGATCAGCCGCGGATGGCGGCGTCGTCGCTGAGCGGGGACACCGGCGCCAGCCTGCTCGACGTCTCGCTGAGCCATCCGATCAAGTTGATGGCCAACGCACTCGGCGTCCCGCCGGATTACATGATCGAGGCAGGCAAGCGGACCGGCATCCCCGTCGCGGCGCTCGTCGGCGCCAAGGAGCACGCGATCAAACAGGTCAACGCCGGCGTCGACCTCATCGTCGCGCAGGGCACCGAGGCCGGCGGTCACTGCGGTGAGGTGACCACGCTGGTACTCATCCCCGAGGTCATCGAGGCGATCGAGGCGATCGGCAAGCCGGTGCCCGTGCTCGCAGCGGGCGGGATCGTGACCGGCCGGCAGATGGCCGCGTCCGTCGCACTCGGTGCCGCCGGTGCCTGGACGGGTTCGGTGTGGCTGACCACCGAGGAGGCCGAAACGGCCCCGTACACGGTGCAGAAGTTCCTGGCCGCGACGTCGCGGGACACGGTCCGGTCGGCCGGCCGCACGGGAAAGCCGTCGCGCCAACTGGTTTCGGATTGGACCGACGCATGGGCGCCGCATGAGGGCGGTCGCCAACCGCTGCCGCTGCCGCTGCAGAACATGATCGCCGAGCCGGTGTTGCGCCGGATCGACAAGCTCGCCGAGGGCGGCCATCCAGGTGCTCAGGCGTTGGCGACCTATTTCGTCGGCCAGGGCGTCGGACTGATGAACAAGGTCAAGCCCGCCCGCGAGGTGGTTCTGGAGTTCATCGAGGACTACCTGGCCGCCGCCGAGCGGCTCAGCAGGTCACTCAACGACTGATCTAGAGCCCCTTCGGCGCGGCCTTCACCGCTTGCACGTTGTCGGGGTCGCCGTCGAAGGCGACGTGGGCCGGCCGTCCGGTCGAGAACAGCAGCAG
This is a stretch of genomic DNA from Mycobacterium sp. ELW1. It encodes these proteins:
- a CDS encoding nitronate monooxygenase, translated to MKTEICDQFGIDFPLFAFSHCRDVVAAVTNAGGFGVLGGTAYTPDQLDQELTWIDEQVKGKPYGVDIIVPAKFEGKGENLSFGQLADRIPTDFREFINELLAAHDIDVSDQPRMAASSLSGDTGASLLDVSLSHPIKLMANALGVPPDYMIEAGKRTGIPVAALVGAKEHAIKQVNAGVDLIVAQGTEAGGHCGEVTTLVLIPEVIEAIEAIGKPVPVLAAGGIVTGRQMAASVALGAAGAWTGSVWLTTEEAETAPYTVQKFLAATSRDTVRSAGRTGKPSRQLVSDWTDAWAPHEGGRQPLPLPLQNMIAEPVLRRIDKLAEGGHPGAQALATYFVGQGVGLMNKVKPAREVVLEFIEDYLAAAERLSRSLND